A genomic window from Pseudomonadota bacterium includes:
- the xth gene encoding exodeoxyribonuclease III yields the protein MTVDIEKFLTILAEEVRGYQVPVVDLIAVQTNDPYRILAATILSARTRDEVTAKAAAKLFQKAPDLQSLARLNEKEIEKLIAPVGFFRNKAGYLAKLPEALASQFHGVIPDTVEALCTLPGVGRKTANLVVAVAFKKPAICVDTHVHRIMNIWGYVETKTPLESEMALRRKLPEKHWLTVNSILVAFGQGTCKSVRPHCDRCVLTGDCPKIGVTPRKIQGGIISMNNSLKMVSWNVNGIRAIEKKGFVDLVNEFACDILALQEIKAQPEQLSEDLLKLDGYRAYWHPAEKKGYAGVCTYSRLEPMKVLYGIGVDEFDREGRVLTLEFPDFFFVNGYFPNAQHGLARLDFKLAFNRELGNFCRKLAARKGVVLTGDYNVAHKPIDLANPEANEKNPGFTPEERASMDAFLDSGFVDTFRMFNE from the coding sequence ATGACGGTTGATATCGAAAAATTTCTCACGATTCTAGCCGAAGAGGTTCGTGGCTATCAGGTGCCGGTCGTTGATCTGATCGCGGTCCAGACCAATGATCCCTACCGGATCCTGGCGGCGACCATCCTTTCGGCCCGGACCCGGGACGAGGTGACGGCCAAAGCCGCCGCCAAACTCTTTCAGAAAGCGCCCGATCTGCAAAGCCTGGCCCGACTCAACGAAAAAGAGATCGAGAAACTGATCGCACCGGTCGGGTTTTTCCGGAACAAGGCCGGGTATCTCGCCAAATTGCCGGAGGCGTTGGCCTCACAATTCCACGGGGTGATTCCCGACACGGTGGAGGCGCTCTGCACCCTGCCCGGGGTCGGGCGGAAAACCGCCAACCTGGTGGTGGCGGTGGCCTTTAAAAAACCGGCGATCTGTGTCGACACCCATGTCCACCGGATCATGAATATCTGGGGGTATGTGGAGACGAAAACCCCGCTGGAAAGCGAAATGGCCCTGCGGCGAAAACTTCCCGAAAAACACTGGCTGACCGTGAACTCAATCCTGGTCGCCTTCGGACAGGGGACCTGCAAATCGGTGCGGCCCCATTGCGACCGGTGTGTATTGACCGGTGACTGTCCGAAGATCGGGGTCACCCCGCGCAAGATTCAGGGGGGAATAATATCCATGAACAACTCGCTGAAAATGGTGTCCTGGAATGTGAACGGGATCAGGGCCATCGAAAAGAAAGGGTTTGTCGATCTGGTCAATGAGTTTGCCTGCGATATCCTGGCCCTGCAGGAGATCAAGGCGCAGCCGGAGCAGCTTTCCGAGGACCTGTTAAAGCTTGACGGCTACCGGGCATACTGGCACCCGGCCGAAAAGAAGGGCTATGCCGGAGTCTGCACCTACAGCCGTCTGGAACCGATGAAGGTGCTCTACGGCATCGGGGTTGATGAGTTTGACCGTGAAGGTCGGGTGCTGACCCTGGAGTTTCCTGATTTTTTCTTTGTGAATGGGTATTTCCCGAATGCCCAGCATGGCCTCGCCCGGCTTGATTTCAAGCTCGCTTTCAATCGTGAGCTTGGGAATTTTTGCCGGAAGCTTGCCGCCAGAAAAGGGGTGGTTCTCACCGGTGATTACAATGTGGCCCACAAACCCATCGATCTTGCCAACCCCGAGGCCAATGAAAAGAACCCAGGTTTTACCCCGGAAGAACGTGCCTCGATGGATGCGTTTCTCGACAGCGGCTTTGTCGACACCTTCAGGATGTTCAACGAG
- the can gene encoding carbonate dehydratase gives MRILKEIFEKNKKWAGRVKEGDPDFFSKLSKQQAPEFLWIGCSDSRVPANEIVDMMPGEIFVHRNIANLVINTDLNCLSVLQYAVEVLKIKHIIVCGHYGCGGVKAAMSNRDLGLIDNWLRNIKDIYRLHRERIDQLQDEVERVNLLCELNVIEQVENVCHTTIVQRAWKSGQELSVHGWIYGIEDGILKDLNVCMTGPDDVSHTHRLD, from the coding sequence ATGCGCATCTTGAAAGAAATTTTTGAAAAGAACAAAAAGTGGGCCGGGAGGGTCAAGGAGGGAGATCCTGATTTTTTCAGCAAGCTCTCCAAGCAGCAGGCCCCGGAATTTTTGTGGATCGGCTGCTCCGACAGCCGGGTGCCGGCGAACGAGATTGTTGATATGATGCCGGGGGAGATCTTCGTCCACCGCAACATTGCCAACCTGGTGATCAACACCGACCTGAACTGTCTGTCGGTTCTGCAGTATGCGGTGGAGGTGTTGAAAATCAAGCACATCATCGTCTGCGGCCATTACGGCTGCGGCGGGGTAAAGGCCGCCATGAGCAATCGTGACCTCGGGCTGATCGATAACTGGCTCCGGAACATCAAGGACATTTACCGTCTGCATCGGGAGAGGATTGACCAACTGCAGGATGAAGTGGAAAGGGTCAACCTGCTGTGTGAACTCAACGTCATCGAGCAGGTGGAAAATGTCTGTCATACCACGATAGTCCAGCGGGCGTGGAAATCCGGCCAGGAATTATCGGTCCATGGCTGGATCTACGGCATCGAAGACGGGATTTTAAAGGACCTCAATGTCTGCATGACCGGCCCGGACGATGTTTCCCACACCCACAGACTTGACTAG
- a CDS encoding helix-turn-helix domain-containing protein produces MDRIFIGVKEMAASMGVSEKTIYRMLTDNQFPFAVKIGGQWRFRADSVDRWLVAQSEAGSTRQSINYRITLFNALLNGSVLYRIHGANRDEALDELLSILPNTGGFNTKNLKFSILDREALVPSSLAGIACMAPSDEHPVFMEQSLIILAYLEQPTDFKALDGVPARVVFLLLPANIQEMAILRTRLQRLLMEPAFVNKIMKELPRKEMLECIRTTEERILRQPSGKKEDKKPRTAAASATTFSGAKD; encoded by the coding sequence GTGGACAGAATTTTCATCGGGGTCAAGGAGATGGCCGCAAGCATGGGCGTTTCTGAGAAAACGATCTACCGGATGCTCACCGACAACCAGTTTCCTTTCGCCGTCAAAATCGGCGGCCAGTGGCGGTTCCGGGCCGACAGCGTCGACAGATGGCTGGTGGCCCAATCGGAAGCGGGATCAACGCGACAGAGCATCAACTACCGGATCACCCTTTTTAACGCCCTGCTGAACGGTTCGGTTCTCTACCGGATCCACGGGGCGAATCGAGACGAAGCACTTGACGAGCTGCTTTCCATTCTGCCCAACACCGGCGGTTTCAACACCAAGAATCTGAAGTTCTCGATCCTCGACCGGGAGGCCCTGGTTCCCTCGTCACTGGCCGGCATCGCCTGCATGGCCCCCAGCGACGAGCATCCGGTCTTTATGGAGCAGTCACTCATCATTCTCGCCTATCTTGAACAGCCCACTGATTTTAAAGCCCTTGACGGGGTCCCGGCCAGGGTCGTCTTCCTGCTTTTGCCCGCAAACATTCAGGAGATGGCCATCCTGCGGACACGGCTGCAGCGCCTCCTGATGGAACCTGCTTTTGTCAACAAGATCATGAAGGAGTTGCCGCGCAAGGAAATGCTGGAATGCATCCGGACCACCGAAGAGCGGATCCTTAGGCAACCCTCCGGGAAAAAAGAAGATAAAAAACCCCGGACCGCGGCTGCTTCTGCCACTACTTTCTCCGGAGCAAAAGACTGA
- a CDS encoding oxidoreductase → MSSMNLLLTALVVLLTGSIAPLCAGRAGRTGHWLGAAGSLLGGGLCLTAPLPVLLSGQPENAGFFWDSGDLFLTLRLDGLAAFFLLPAGLLVLLGGLYGGSYLDRTGKSHLPARPWFYFNVLALSMALVITAADSLTFMIAWEMMSLSSFFLVIHDLQEEQAREAGWFYLVATHLGTAFLFFFFFEEYRLAGTLDFASFTILRELSGTTPLIFFALALIGFGTKAGLFPLHSWLPKAHAAAPSHVSALMSGVMVKVAIYGFLRMLTFLPPLPSWAGLLVASLGITGALFGIAMAATQVDIKRTLAYSTVENIGIIFFGLGLWLYCGSCGFEVAATFALAGSLLHIWNHALFKSLLFMGAGAVVHAAGSREMSTLGGVLRRMPVTGTLLLIGAAAIAALPPLNGLIGELLIYLGLFHAGRDAVGGQAFLFMLFAVLLAMVGGLVLLAMTRMIGIVLGGEPRSPEADRMHESAPAMRVAMGAAAALCLALGIFPQAGLRLLEAPLTVLAPDQPTLATAAAAMLPFGQAWTLAGLLLAGLLVLVIGWRHLSRSKENMPGTWGCGYNRPSPTMAYTAGSYGQLAQDTLYTSFLRPLATSAISSALFVSIQRFRPQLIDPVLDRWFAPLFRQAGNLASSCRRLQAGRMNIYLTYIFLATLLLLGWNYFLS, encoded by the coding sequence ATGTCCTCCATGAACCTCTTGCTGACCGCGCTCGTTGTGCTGCTGACCGGCAGCATCGCGCCGCTCTGCGCCGGTCGTGCCGGTCGGACGGGCCACTGGCTGGGTGCCGCCGGCAGCCTCCTGGGAGGAGGGCTCTGCCTCACCGCACCCCTTCCGGTGCTCCTTTCCGGGCAGCCTGAAAATGCCGGTTTTTTCTGGGACAGCGGCGATCTTTTCCTCACCCTCCGCCTCGACGGCCTCGCCGCCTTCTTCCTGCTGCCCGCCGGCCTGCTTGTGCTCCTGGGCGGTCTTTACGGCGGCAGCTATCTTGACCGCACCGGCAAAAGTCATCTGCCGGCCCGGCCCTGGTTTTACTTCAACGTCCTGGCCTTGAGCATGGCCCTGGTCATTACCGCCGCCGACAGCCTCACCTTCATGATCGCCTGGGAGATGATGTCTCTTTCCTCATTTTTTCTGGTGATCCACGACCTGCAGGAGGAGCAGGCCCGCGAAGCCGGCTGGTTCTATCTGGTGGCCACCCATCTGGGCACCGCCTTTCTCTTTTTCTTCTTTTTCGAAGAATATCGGCTGGCCGGGACCCTTGATTTTGCCTCCTTCACGATCTTACGCGAGCTGTCCGGGACCACACCCCTGATTTTCTTTGCCCTGGCCCTGATCGGCTTCGGGACCAAGGCCGGGCTCTTTCCCCTGCACAGCTGGCTGCCCAAGGCCCACGCCGCCGCGCCCAGCCATGTGTCGGCCCTGATGTCCGGGGTGATGGTCAAGGTCGCCATCTACGGTTTTCTGCGGATGCTGACCTTTCTGCCGCCCCTGCCGTCCTGGGCCGGGCTCCTGGTCGCCTCTCTCGGGATCACCGGGGCGCTCTTCGGCATCGCCATGGCGGCGACCCAGGTTGATATCAAACGGACCCTGGCCTATTCGACGGTGGAAAATATCGGCATCATCTTTTTCGGCCTCGGCCTCTGGCTTTATTGCGGCAGTTGCGGTTTCGAGGTTGCCGCCACCTTCGCCCTGGCCGGCTCCCTGCTCCATATCTGGAACCACGCGCTCTTCAAATCCCTTCTGTTCATGGGGGCGGGCGCCGTGGTCCACGCCGCCGGGAGCCGCGAGATGTCAACGCTCGGAGGCGTCCTGCGCAGGATGCCGGTCACCGGCACCTTGCTGCTCATCGGCGCCGCCGCCATAGCCGCCCTGCCGCCCCTGAACGGCCTGATCGGCGAATTGCTGATCTATCTCGGCCTTTTCCATGCCGGACGGGATGCCGTGGGCGGGCAGGCCTTTCTCTTCATGCTCTTCGCGGTGCTGCTCGCGATGGTTGGCGGCCTGGTCCTGCTCGCCATGACCAGGATGATCGGCATCGTTCTGGGCGGTGAACCGAGAAGCCCCGAGGCGGACCGGATGCACGAAAGCGCTCCGGCCATGCGTGTTGCCATGGGCGCGGCCGCAGCGCTGTGCCTGGCGCTCGGCATCTTTCCCCAGGCCGGACTGCGGCTTCTCGAGGCCCCGCTGACCGTGCTGGCCCCGGATCAGCCGACCCTCGCGACTGCCGCTGCCGCCATGCTGCCCTTCGGCCAGGCCTGGACCCTGGCCGGGCTCCTGCTGGCCGGCCTGCTGGTTCTTGTCATCGGCTGGCGACACCTCAGTCGGAGCAAGGAGAATATGCCCGGAACCTGGGGCTGCGGCTACAACAGACCCTCGCCAACCATGGCCTATACGGCCGGCAGCTATGGCCAGCTCGCCCAGGACACACTCTACACCTCCTTTCTCCGGCCGCTCGCAACTTCCGCCATCAGCAGCGCGCTGTTCGTGTCCATCCAGCGTTTCCGGCCGCAGCTCATCGATCCGGTGCTTGACCGCTGGTTTGCGCCCCTCTTCAGGCAGGCCGGGAATCTCGCCAGTTCCTGTCGCCGTCTGCAGGCCGGCCGGATGAACATCTACCTGACCTATATCTTTCTGGCCACGCTCCTCCTGCTTGGCTGGAACTATTTTCTCTCGTAA
- a CDS encoding NADH-quinone oxidoreductase subunit H, translated as MLASALFHLLLLFALSPLLPGVIARTKALIAGRRGQPFLQLYRDLWKLFQKEMVLSRTTTWLFRAGPLVGFVVPVLAALLLPFGAMPALFSFPGDLILFVYLMGLARFFIILAALDTGSSFEGMGAAREATFSVLVEPTILVAFTVLVRVSGDFSLNGMLHPPVATPLAGPAAMALALIACCLFVVLLVENCRIPFDDPNTHLELTMIHEVMVLDHSGPDLGLILYGSAMKLMVFATLILDLLLPPFGSPLLDGVAFVAGLLVLAVGVGLVESVMARLRLIRVPQLLVGTTLLSFFSLILLLR; from the coding sequence ATGCTTGCCTCAGCACTTTTCCACCTCCTTCTGCTCTTCGCTCTTTCGCCGCTGCTCCCCGGGGTCATTGCCAGGACCAAGGCCCTGATCGCCGGCCGCCGGGGCCAGCCTTTCCTGCAGCTCTATCGGGACCTCTGGAAACTTTTCCAAAAGGAAATGGTGCTCAGCAGGACCACCACCTGGCTTTTCCGGGCCGGTCCCCTGGTCGGTTTCGTGGTCCCGGTGCTTGCGGCGCTGCTGCTTCCTTTCGGCGCCATGCCGGCGCTCTTCTCCTTTCCCGGGGACCTCATTCTCTTTGTCTACCTGATGGGACTCGCCCGCTTCTTTATCATTCTTGCCGCCCTCGACACCGGGTCGAGTTTCGAGGGGATGGGCGCGGCCCGTGAAGCGACCTTTTCGGTGCTGGTGGAACCCACGATTCTGGTCGCTTTCACCGTCCTGGTCAGAGTCTCCGGTGATTTCAGCCTGAACGGGATGCTGCACCCTCCGGTCGCCACCCCGCTTGCCGGACCTGCGGCCATGGCGCTGGCCCTGATCGCCTGCTGTCTGTTCGTGGTGCTTCTGGTTGAAAACTGCCGGATCCCCTTTGACGATCCCAACACCCACCTGGAATTGACCATGATCCATGAGGTGATGGTGCTCGACCACAGCGGGCCGGATCTCGGTCTCATTCTCTACGGAAGCGCCATGAAACTCATGGTTTTCGCAACCCTGATCCTCGATCTCCTCCTGCCTCCGTTCGGCAGTCCCTTGCTGGACGGGGTCGCGTTTGTGGCCGGGCTCCTGGTTCTGGCCGTCGGCGTCGGCCTGGTGGAATCGGTCATGGCGCGACTCCGGCTGATCCGGGTGCCGCAGCTTCTCGTCGGCACGACGCTTCTTTCCTTCTTCTCACTTATCCTGTTATTGAGGTGA
- a CDS encoding hydrogenase, which translates to MNDLATFILLTVILLNFFILGSSRLGACIRVVAVQGALLAVLSPLVHGPNFNSLTLMLGAMCIKGGVIPWLLLRAIRQVMIRREIEPRIGYIMTLMLGALTTAGAFIFADRLPLLPEHQHSLFIPAAFSTLGAGFLMLITRRKAITQVLGYLIFENGIFIFGILLAEAMPLLVEAGVLLDMLVAIFVMGIVMNHINREFSSTDTEHLCLLKE; encoded by the coding sequence ATGAACGATCTTGCGACCTTTATCCTCCTGACCGTGATCCTGCTCAATTTTTTCATCCTCGGCAGCAGTCGGCTCGGCGCCTGCATCCGGGTTGTTGCCGTGCAGGGCGCACTTCTGGCCGTTCTCTCGCCGCTGGTCCATGGCCCGAACTTCAATTCGCTGACGCTGATGCTCGGGGCGATGTGCATCAAGGGCGGGGTGATTCCCTGGCTGCTTCTCCGGGCCATCCGCCAGGTCATGATCCGGCGGGAGATCGAACCGCGGATCGGTTACATCATGACCCTGATGCTGGGCGCCCTGACCACGGCCGGCGCCTTTATCTTCGCCGATCGGCTGCCGCTTCTGCCCGAGCACCAGCATTCGCTCTTCATTCCGGCCGCCTTTTCCACTCTGGGGGCCGGTTTCCTGATGCTGATCACCCGGCGCAAGGCGATCACCCAGGTTCTGGGCTACCTGATCTTTGAAAACGGGATCTTCATCTTCGGCATCCTGCTGGCCGAGGCCATGCCGCTCCTGGTCGAGGCGGGTGTGCTGCTCGACATGCTGGTCGCCATCTTCGTCATGGGAATCGTCATGAACCATATCAACCGGGAATTTTCATCCACCGACACCGAACACCTCTGCCTGCTGAAAGAATGA
- a CDS encoding hydrogenase, which produces MALHTLILLPLAMALPAALIPSERLRPLLIPATSLIHLGLALKLALWPVPGPVTGLLGLDALGRLILLVVSLLFAASSLYAVGYFRTHPTWNNRGFTVCLLIFLGAMSLAAAARHLGLLWVAVEATTVVSAPLIYFNRNRFSIEATWKYLLLCSVGIALAMLGLLFIAYAGLAVGGEQGLELDHLLAGAGQLSRPWLRAGFVFLLIGFGTKMGLAPLHTWKPDAYGEAPGLVGGLLAGGLTSVAFLAVMRSMQIMIAAGEQVMAHKFLLALGVLSLIFAAIFVIRQRDIKRMLAYSSVEHMGILAIGLAMGGLATYGAMFHVLNNALTKGSLFMSVGNIHRYFGSKRMCETQGAIAVLPWSAGLFLAGFLAIAGSPPFGPFMSEFTILRAIFGGGHHALGLTFIALLTIIFIGMSHTVLTVVLGPPMEEAENPEAIRESFMTVISPLLLLGLVLILGLYLPEPLRLLFRDAAALLEVTP; this is translated from the coding sequence ATGGCCCTTCATACCTTGATCCTGCTTCCTCTGGCCATGGCCCTGCCGGCCGCCCTGATCCCTTCGGAGCGCCTGCGGCCATTGCTGATCCCGGCCACCTCCCTGATCCATCTGGGGCTCGCCCTCAAGCTTGCCCTCTGGCCGGTCCCGGGTCCGGTCACGGGCTTGCTCGGCCTGGATGCCCTGGGCCGCCTGATCCTGCTGGTGGTGAGCCTGCTCTTTGCCGCCTCATCGCTTTACGCGGTAGGTTACTTCCGCACCCATCCGACCTGGAACAACCGGGGGTTCACCGTCTGCCTGCTGATTTTTCTCGGCGCCATGAGCCTGGCCGCAGCAGCGCGCCACCTCGGCCTGCTCTGGGTGGCGGTGGAAGCGACCACCGTGGTCAGCGCGCCGCTGATCTATTTCAACCGCAACCGTTTTTCGATCGAGGCGACCTGGAAATATCTGCTGCTCTGTTCCGTCGGCATCGCGCTGGCCATGCTCGGCCTGCTCTTCATCGCCTATGCCGGGCTGGCGGTCGGTGGTGAGCAGGGACTGGAACTCGACCATCTGCTGGCCGGAGCCGGTCAGCTCTCCCGCCCCTGGCTCCGGGCCGGTTTTGTCTTTCTCTTGATCGGCTTCGGCACCAAGATGGGCCTGGCCCCGCTCCATACCTGGAAACCGGACGCCTATGGCGAGGCGCCCGGCCTGGTCGGCGGACTGCTGGCCGGAGGGCTCACCTCGGTCGCCTTTCTCGCCGTCATGCGTAGCATGCAGATCATGATCGCCGCAGGGGAACAGGTCATGGCCCACAAGTTCCTGCTGGCCCTGGGAGTGCTGTCCCTTATCTTCGCCGCGATCTTTGTCATCCGCCAGCGCGATATCAAACGGATGCTCGCCTATTCCAGCGTCGAGCACATGGGGATCCTGGCCATCGGCCTCGCCATGGGGGGGCTCGCGACTTACGGCGCGATGTTCCATGTCCTGAACAACGCCCTGACCAAGGGTTCTCTGTTCATGAGCGTCGGCAATATCCACCGCTATTTCGGCAGCAAGCGGATGTGCGAGACCCAGGGCGCGATCGCGGTCCTGCCCTGGTCGGCCGGTCTTTTCCTGGCTGGGTTTCTGGCCATCGCCGGCTCCCCGCCGTTCGGCCCGTTCATGAGCGAATTCACCATTCTCCGGGCCATTTTCGGGGGAGGTCACCACGCACTCGGGCTCACCTTCATCGCCCTGTTGACCATCATCTTCATCGGCATGAGCCACACGGTGCTGACCGTGGTCCTGGGTCCGCCCATGGAAGAGGCGGAAAACCCCGAAGCGATCCGCGAATCCTTCATGACCGTGATCAGCCCGCTGCTCCTCTTGGGGCTGGTCCTGATCCTTGGCCTCTATCTGCCGGAACCCCTGCGTCTCCTCTTCCGCGATGCGGCCGCCCTGCTGGAGGTGACCCCATGA
- a CDS encoding NADH-quinone oxidoreductase subunit C: protein MNLVPIANGGRIALADLPLLTYQELGRTIHEQLQAGGRLAAFFADRENDGAGLFIYGVLTAGPGKPLTVSRARIEGPQQSLTPLCQQLHLFEREIAEQYGIPFAGHPWFKPVRFHASRTGHDAWNRPADKHPQVGDIDYFRVEGEEIHEVGVGPVHAGIIEPGHFRFQCYGERVLHLEISLGYQHRGIERMLLGGPDPQTPYRIETMAGDTSIGHMSAYASVLEGLSGIQAPPRAIAIRAIALELERLANHVGDIGALAGDIGFLPTSSFCGRLRGDYLNLTAGICGSRFGRGLIRPGSVLFHIEPALADKMVASLEMVAEHTRGALHLFFETPSVLARLEGTGRVTPADGATLGLTGVAGRACGIDCDSRREPGNPLWYGTEEIPPILENDGDVMARARVRQREIEHSLSFLKKRLTSLPAGELSHPLAPPAPDSLGVAMVEGWRGAVTHAALTDGAGRFRCYKVVDPSFLNWSGLAMALRDEQISDFPLCNKSFNLSYCGFDL, encoded by the coding sequence ATGAACCTGGTCCCGATTGCCAACGGGGGACGGATTGCACTGGCCGACCTGCCGCTCCTCACTTATCAAGAACTGGGCCGGACGATCCATGAACAGCTGCAGGCGGGCGGACGTCTGGCCGCCTTCTTCGCAGACCGGGAAAACGATGGCGCCGGGCTTTTTATCTATGGTGTGCTTACGGCCGGGCCCGGGAAGCCTCTGACCGTTTCCCGCGCCAGGATCGAAGGACCGCAGCAGTCTCTCACCCCGCTCTGCCAGCAGCTCCATCTCTTTGAACGGGAGATCGCCGAACAGTATGGCATCCCCTTTGCCGGACACCCGTGGTTCAAACCGGTGCGCTTTCATGCCTCCCGGACCGGCCATGACGCCTGGAACCGCCCGGCGGACAAACATCCGCAGGTGGGTGATATCGACTATTTCCGGGTCGAGGGTGAGGAGATTCACGAGGTCGGGGTGGGGCCCGTCCACGCCGGGATCATCGAACCGGGCCATTTCCGTTTTCAATGCTACGGGGAAAGGGTTCTCCACCTGGAGATCTCCCTCGGTTACCAGCACCGGGGCATCGAGCGGATGCTGCTCGGCGGTCCCGACCCGCAGACCCCGTACCGGATCGAAACCATGGCCGGCGACACCTCCATCGGCCACATGAGCGCCTACGCCTCGGTGCTTGAAGGGCTCTCCGGCATCCAGGCCCCGCCGCGGGCCATAGCGATCCGGGCCATCGCCCTTGAGCTTGAGCGGCTCGCCAATCATGTCGGAGATATCGGCGCCCTGGCGGGTGATATCGGCTTTCTGCCGACCTCCTCCTTCTGCGGCCGCCTGCGGGGCGACTATCTGAACCTGACGGCCGGGATTTGCGGCAGCAGGTTCGGCCGGGGACTGATCCGCCCGGGCAGCGTTCTCTTCCACATCGAACCGGCACTGGCCGACAAGATGGTCGCCAGCCTGGAAATGGTGGCGGAACACACCCGCGGAGCGCTGCACCTCTTTTTTGAAACGCCATCGGTATTGGCCCGTCTGGAAGGGACGGGCCGGGTGACCCCGGCCGACGGCGCCACGCTCGGACTCACCGGGGTCGCCGGCCGGGCGTGCGGGATCGACTGCGACAGCCGGAGAGAACCGGGAAACCCCCTGTGGTATGGAACCGAAGAAATCCCGCCGATCCTGGAAAACGACGGCGATGTCATGGCCCGGGCCAGGGTACGCCAGCGGGAAATCGAGCATTCTTTAAGCTTTCTGAAAAAGCGGCTCACCTCCCTGCCCGCAGGGGAACTCAGTCATCCGCTCGCACCTCCGGCCCCCGATTCCCTTGGCGTCGCCATGGTTGAAGGATGGCGGGGAGCGGTGACCCATGCCGCCCTGACCGACGGGGCAGGGCGCTTCCGGTGCTACAAGGTGGTCGATCCGTCTTTCCTGAACTGGAGCGGACTGGCGATGGCGCTGCGGGACGAACAGATTTCCGATTTTCCACTCTGTAACAAGAGCTTTAACCTGTCTTACTGCGGTTTTGATCTGTGA
- a CDS encoding hydrogenase, whose protein sequence is MLRVIRERIRQGYRTAPFPGVEPVLPARFRGLPVIAREKCPVGCAGCEERCPFGAVTRPEGRIRIDLGRCLFCADCPVCPHGAITFGNDYRLAASHRRDLFYDGVEYALAQKLERQMLSLFKGSLKLRQVSAGGCNGCEADINVLGTLVFDLGRFGIQFVASPRHADGLLVTGPVTRNMHSALLATYEAIAPPKLVIAAGACALSGGPFAGAAESHDGIEGILPVDLYIPGCPPHPYTTLDALLRLLDKR, encoded by the coding sequence ATGCTGCGCGTCATACGTGAACGAATCAGACAGGGTTACCGGACCGCCCCCTTCCCCGGGGTCGAGCCGGTGCTGCCCGCGCGTTTCCGGGGGCTGCCGGTCATCGCCCGGGAAAAATGTCCGGTCGGCTGCGCGGGCTGTGAAGAACGCTGCCCTTTCGGCGCGGTCACCCGTCCGGAAGGCAGGATCCGGATCGACCTCGGTCGCTGTCTTTTCTGTGCCGACTGCCCGGTCTGCCCGCACGGGGCGATCACCTTCGGCAATGATTACCGGCTTGCGGCCAGCCACCGCCGGGACCTGTTTTATGACGGCGTCGAATACGCCCTGGCGCAAAAACTTGAGCGGCAGATGCTCTCCCTGTTCAAAGGCTCCCTGAAACTGCGGCAGGTCTCGGCCGGGGGCTGCAACGGCTGCGAGGCGGATATCAATGTGCTGGGAACCCTGGTCTTCGATCTGGGTCGCTTCGGCATTCAGTTCGTGGCCTCGCCCCGCCACGCCGACGGCCTGCTGGTGACCGGACCGGTGACCAGAAACATGCATTCGGCCCTGCTCGCCACCTACGAGGCGATCGCGCCGCCGAAACTGGTGATCGCCGCCGGGGCCTGCGCGCTCAGCGGCGGCCCGTTTGCCGGCGCCGCCGAAAGCCACGACGGCATCGAGGGGATCCTGCCGGTCGACCTCTATATTCCCGGCTGCCCGCCCCATCCCTACACCACCCTGGACGCCTTGCTGCGTCTGCTGGACAAGCGGTGA